One segment of Anguilla anguilla isolate fAngAng1 chromosome 1, fAngAng1.pri, whole genome shotgun sequence DNA contains the following:
- the sdsl gene encoding serine dehydratase-like isoform X2 yields MSNSECFHVNTPLLESLDMSRRIGTPVYLKMDNAQPSGSFKIRGIGYLCQKVAGAGSKGVVCSSGGNAGMATAYVARKLNIPATIIVPSSTPELVIHKLKSQGATVKVVGKVWDDANAEALTLAQNQGLTFVPPFDHPLVWQGHASIVREIKACLLTKPGAVVVAVGGGGLLCGVVEGLREVGWGDVPIVAMETRGANCLNEAMKAGKPVTLPDITSEAKTLGAKTVCSQAFEYCKEGNIISEVVTDSEALQAIELFLDEERVLVELACGAAIAAVYTGLIQRLQEEGRLPRRLGPLVVVVCGGSSISMAQLKHLKSKLQG; encoded by the exons ATGTCGAATTCCGAATGCTTTCACGTAAACACTCCGCTCCTGGAGAGTCTGGACATGTCGAGAAGGATTGGTACTCCTGTCTACCTGAAGATGGATAATGCCCAACCTTCCGGCTCTTTCAAAATTCGAGGGATAGGATACCTGTGCCAGAAG GTTGCAGGTGCTGGATCAAAAGGTGTAGTCTGTTCATCAG GTGGCAATGCTGGCATGGCGACAGCCTATGTGGCAAGGAAACTCAATATCCCAGCAACCATCATTGTGCCTTCTTCCACACCTGAGCTCGTGATTCACAAACTGAAGAGCCAGGGGGCTACAGTGAAGGTGGTGGGCAAG GTGTGGGATGACGCTAACGCCGAGGCGCTAACCTTGGCTCAGAATCAGGGCCTTACCTTTGTCCCGCCATTTGACCATCCTCTGGTCTG GCAGGGACATGCCAGCATCGTAAGGGAGATTAAGGCCTGTCTGCTGACCAAGCCTGGGGCCGTGGTTGTAGCAGTGGGCGGAGGAGGGCTGCTCTGCGGGGTGGTGGAGGGCCTCAGGGAGGTGGGCTGGGGCGACGTGCCcatcgttgccatggagaccagAGGTGCGAACTGTCTGAATGAAGCAATGAAAGCGGGGAAGCCAGTCACACTTCCTGACATCACCAG CGAGGCCAAAACTTTGGGGGCGAAAACCGTGTGCAGCCAAGCTTTCGAGTACTGTAAGGAAGGCAACATCATTTCAGAGGTGGTGACAGACAGCGAAGCTCTGCAGGCTATTGAACTCTTCCTGG ATGAGGAGCGCGTGCTGGTGGAGCTGGCGTGCGGCGCTGCGATAGCGGCGGTGTACACCGGCCTGATCCAGCGGCTCCAGGAGGAGGGCCGCCTGCCCCGCCGGctgggccccctggtggtggttgtgtgtgGCGGCAGCAGCATCAGCATGGCCCAGCTGAAGCACTTGAAAAGCAAGCTGCAGGGATGA
- the sdsl gene encoding serine dehydratase-like isoform X1: MPVPAGHPLLMSQANTSGDMSNSECFHVNTPLLESLDMSRRIGTPVYLKMDNAQPSGSFKIRGIGYLCQKVAGAGSKGVVCSSGGNAGMATAYVARKLNIPATIIVPSSTPELVIHKLKSQGATVKVVGKVWDDANAEALTLAQNQGLTFVPPFDHPLVWQGHASIVREIKACLLTKPGAVVVAVGGGGLLCGVVEGLREVGWGDVPIVAMETRGANCLNEAMKAGKPVTLPDITSEAKTLGAKTVCSQAFEYCKEGNIISEVVTDSEALQAIELFLDEERVLVELACGAAIAAVYTGLIQRLQEEGRLPRRLGPLVVVVCGGSSISMAQLKHLKSKLQG; this comes from the exons ATGCCCGTTCCGGCTGGGCACCCCCTGCTCATGTCACAGGCGAATACATCAG GAGACATGTCGAATTCCGAATGCTTTCACGTAAACACTCCGCTCCTGGAGAGTCTGGACATGTCGAGAAGGATTGGTACTCCTGTCTACCTGAAGATGGATAATGCCCAACCTTCCGGCTCTTTCAAAATTCGAGGGATAGGATACCTGTGCCAGAAG GTTGCAGGTGCTGGATCAAAAGGTGTAGTCTGTTCATCAG GTGGCAATGCTGGCATGGCGACAGCCTATGTGGCAAGGAAACTCAATATCCCAGCAACCATCATTGTGCCTTCTTCCACACCTGAGCTCGTGATTCACAAACTGAAGAGCCAGGGGGCTACAGTGAAGGTGGTGGGCAAG GTGTGGGATGACGCTAACGCCGAGGCGCTAACCTTGGCTCAGAATCAGGGCCTTACCTTTGTCCCGCCATTTGACCATCCTCTGGTCTG GCAGGGACATGCCAGCATCGTAAGGGAGATTAAGGCCTGTCTGCTGACCAAGCCTGGGGCCGTGGTTGTAGCAGTGGGCGGAGGAGGGCTGCTCTGCGGGGTGGTGGAGGGCCTCAGGGAGGTGGGCTGGGGCGACGTGCCcatcgttgccatggagaccagAGGTGCGAACTGTCTGAATGAAGCAATGAAAGCGGGGAAGCCAGTCACACTTCCTGACATCACCAG CGAGGCCAAAACTTTGGGGGCGAAAACCGTGTGCAGCCAAGCTTTCGAGTACTGTAAGGAAGGCAACATCATTTCAGAGGTGGTGACAGACAGCGAAGCTCTGCAGGCTATTGAACTCTTCCTGG ATGAGGAGCGCGTGCTGGTGGAGCTGGCGTGCGGCGCTGCGATAGCGGCGGTGTACACCGGCCTGATCCAGCGGCTCCAGGAGGAGGGCCGCCTGCCCCGCCGGctgggccccctggtggtggttgtgtgtgGCGGCAGCAGCATCAGCATGGCCCAGCTGAAGCACTTGAAAAGCAAGCTGCAGGGATGA
- the ppp1r13ba gene encoding protein phosphatase 1, regulatory subunit 13Ba isoform X6 produces the protein MEWKHVEAVQEFTAEGQCSKIKVRSCRITWDSHQVGNPRVELTLSELQEMATRQQQQIESQQQMLVAKEQRLRYLKQQERRQQQAVSETEKLQRLKERVDNQEAKLKKIRAMRGQVDYSKVTNGNLSAEIEHINSMFQEKQQELQSAVLKVDQLTQQLEDLRRGKLNGLQTLSGQVTGTAALELRKLYQELQIRNKLNQEQNSKLQQHKDQLNKRNMEVTLMDKRIGELRDRLYKKKAEARQKENIPLNRINGTPSPQPAPGSSGRVAAVGPYIQVPVPGRQDGGYAVPPDPLKPQSLGVTAAINHARSKSESEGRGVRKPPGPWKVSDLDIIVDPLLLSPPEPRPGPGAPLGSDSVSSNDANWPTLSKAKPPDWKDSGMDAGSKLAPPGTPPTTHADKGLDSSKLAGSVPALSKALPPSYSTYPSPGLLSSAGSTSSLDRRKDSLPRSVAAGQPWHRAPPSPGSSSQQIQQRITVPPSPTFQPGSPLFSPGERTDPPLAVAVRPYIPDKGSRPQSPRKGPPTMNSSSIYHMYLQQGGPKNHPLNSKPAVKAVYGKPILPSSSTSPSPLPFLHGPASPGVQASGEDVVDREGDPQSGSPGPREAPPSVENIPRPLSPTKLTPMAHSPLRYQSDVDLEILRKRLANAPRPLKKRSSITEPEGPSGPNIQKLLYQRFNTLAGGMEGGGVGGTPFYQPANPPDYMGGVLADLDNANVANGNPPEAPAHTAPPAELPKTNPLPPPAPSSDANDNQLPPPPTEELTPGQLVLPPDATEDANNNNPPAGPTDAMPSPIPEASHPEEEGTTPATPISQPTVKRTNLKKPDSERTGHGLRVKFNPLALLLDASLEGEFDLVQRIIYEVENPSKPNDEGITPLHNAVCAGHHHIVKFLLDFGVNVNAADSDGWTPLHCAASCNSVHLCKMLVESGAAIFATTISDVETAADKCEEMEEGYIQCSQFLYGVQEKLGVMNKGTVYGLWDYEAQSPDELSFREGDAVTVLRRKDDSETEWWWARLNDKEGYIPRNLLGLYPRIKPRQRSLA, from the exons GTGGGGAATCCCCGTGTGGAGCTGACCCTGTCGGAGCTCCAGGAGATGGCCacccggcagcagcagcagatagAGTCCCAGCAGCAGATGCTCGTCGCCAAG gagcagcGGCTGCGCTATCTGaagcagcaggagaggaggcagcAGCAGGCCGTCTCCGAGACCGAGAAGCTGCAGAGGCTCAAAGAGCGCGTGGACAACCAGGAGGCCAAGCTGAAGAAGATCCGCGCCATGAGGGGGCAGGTGGACTACAGCAAGGTCACCAATGGCAACCTGT cGGCGGAGATCGAGCACATCAACAGCATGTTCCAGGAgaagcagcaggagctgcagtcGGCCGTGCTGAAAGTAGACCAGCTCACGCAGCAGCTGGAGGACCTGCGCAGGGGCAAACTCAACGGCCTGCAGACGCTGAGCGGTCAGGTGACCGGCACGGCTGCGCTGGAGCTGCGCAAGCTCTAccaggagctgcag ATCCGTAACAAGCTGAACCAGGAGCAGAACAGCAAGCTGCAGCAGCACAAGGACCAGCTCAACAAGCGCAACATGGAGGTGACGCTGATGGACAAGCGCATCGGGGAGCTGAGGGACCGCCTCTATAAGAAAAAAGCTGAGGCACGTCAAAAAGAGAACATCCCT CTGAACAGGATCAACGGGACCCCGTCCCCCCAGCCGGCCCCCGGGAGCTCGGGCCGCGTGGCCGCCGTGGGGCCCTACATCCAGGTGCCCGTCCCGGGCCGGCAGGACGGGGGGTACGCGGTGCCCCCCGACCCCCTCAAACCGCAGTCGCTGGGAGTGACGGCCGCCATCAACCACGCCCGCTCCAAATCAG AGAGCGAGGGGCGTGGCGTCAGAAAGCCCCCCGGCCCGTGGAAGGTCTCAGATTTAGACATCATAGTGGATCCTCTGTTGCTGTCTCCCCCCGAGCCGAGACCGGGCCCAGGGGCGCCCTTGGGGTCCGACAGTGTGTCGT ccaACGATGCCAACTGGCCCACGCTCAGCAAGGCCAAGCCCCCGGACTGGAAGGACTCCGGCATGGACGCGGGAAGCAAGCTGGCCCCCCCAGgcacccccccaaccacacacGCAGACAAG GGCCTGGACTCCAGTAAGCTGGCAGGGTCAGTCCCCGCCCTGTCCAAGGCCCTGCCCCCCAGCTACAGCACCTACCCCAGCCCGGGGCTGCTGTCCTCGGCCGGCTCCACCAGCTCCCTGGACCGCCGCAAGGACAGCCTCCCCCGCTCCGTCGCGGCCGGCCAGCCCTGGCAcagggccccgccctctcccggCTCCTCCTCCCAGCAGATCCAGCAGCGCATCACGGTCCCGCCCAGCCCCACCTTCCAGCCCGGCTCCCCGCTCTTCTCCCCTGGGGAGAGGACGGACCCCCCGCTGGCCGTGGCCGTGCGCCCCTACATACCCGACAAGGGCTCCCGGCCGCAGTCCCCCCGGAAGGGCCCCCCCACCATGAACTCCAGCTCCATTTACCACATGTACCTCCAGCAGGGCGGGCCCAAGAACCACCCCCTCAACAGCAAGCCTGCTGTCAAAGCAG tcTATGGGAAGCCGATCCTgccctccagctccacctctccctctcctctgcccttCCTGCACGGGCCTGCGTCTCCCGGGGTCCAGGCTTCCGGGGAGGACGTGGTGGACAGGGAGGGAGACCCCCAGAGCGGCTCCCCGGGGCCCAGGGAGGCCCCCCCCAGCGTGGAGAACATCCCGCGGCCGCTGAGCCCCACCAAGCTGACGCCCATGGCGCACTCGCCGCTGCGTTACCAGAGCGACGTGGACCTGGAGATCCTGCGCAAGAGGCTGGCCAACGCGCCGCGCCCGCTGAAGAAGCGCAGCTCCATTACCGAGCCCGAGGGCCCCAGCGGCCCCAACATCCAGAAGCTCCTGTACCAGCGCTTCAACACGCTGGCGGGGGGCATGGAGGGCGGGGGCGTGGGCGGCACGCCCTTCTACCAGCCCGCCAACCCCCCCGACTACATGGGCGGAGTCCTGGCCGACTTGGACAACGCCAACGTCGCCAACGGCAACCCGCCGGAGGCCCCCGCCCACACCGCGCCCCCGGCCGAGCTCCCCAAGaccaaccccctgcccccccccgccccttcctccgACGCCAACGACAAccagctgccccccccgcccaccgaGGAGCTGACGCCCGGGCAGCTCGTCCTGCCCCCGGACGCCACGGAGGACGCGAACAACAACAACCCCCCCGCCGGGCCCACGGACGCCATGCCCAGCCCGATCCCCGAGGCCAGCCATCCCGAGGAGGAGGGGACAACTCCGGCCACGCCCATCTCCCAGCCCACG GTCAAACGCACCAACCTGAAGAAGCCGGACTCAGAGCGGACGGGCCATGGGCTGCGGGTCAAGTTCAACCCgctggccctgctgctggaCGCCTCCCTGGAGGGCGAGTTCGACCTGGTCCAGAGGATCATTTATGAG GTGGAGAACCCCAGTAAGCCCAACGACGAGGGCATCACGCCCCTGCACAACGCCGTCTGCGCTGGGCACCACCACATTGTCAAGTTCCTACTGGACTTCGGGGTCAACGTCAACGCCGCGGACAGCGACGGCTG GACGCCCCTGCACTGCGCTGCGTCCTGCAACAGCGTGCACCTGTGCAAGATGCTGGTGGAGTCGGGCGCCGCCATCTTCGCCACCACCATCAGCGACGTGGAGACGGCCGCCGACAAGTgcgaggagatggaggagggcTACATCCAGTGCTCGCAGTTCCTCTACG GCGTGCAGGAGAAGCTGGGGGTGATGAACAAGGGCACGGTCTACGGCCTGTGGGACTACGAGGCGCAGAGCCCCGACGAGCTGTCCTTCAGAGAGGGCGACGCCGTCACCGTGCTGCGCCGGAAGGACGACAGCGAGACCGAGTGGTGGTGGGCGCGGCTCAACGACAAGGAGGGCTACATCCCGCGCAACCTGCTGGGG CTGTACCCCAGGATCAAGCCGCGACAGCGCTCGCTGGCATAG
- the ppp1r13ba gene encoding protein phosphatase 1, regulatory subunit 13Ba isoform X7 gives MRGQVDYSKVTNGNLSAEIEHINSMFQEKQQELQSAVLKVDQLTQQLEDLRRGKLNGLQTLSGQVTGTAALELRKLYQELQIRNKLNQEQNSKLQQHKDQLNKRNMEVTLMDKRIGELRDRLYKKKAEARQKENIPLNRINGTPSPQPAPGSSGRVAAVGPYIQVPVPGRQDGGYAVPPDPLKPQSLGVTAAINHARSKSESEGRGVRKPPGPWKVSDLDIIVDPLLLSPPEPRPGPGAPLGSDSVSSNDANWPTLSKAKPPDWKDSGMDAGSKLAPPGTPPTTHADKGLDSSKLAGSVPALSKALPPSYSTYPSPGLLSSAGSTSSLDRRKDSLPRSVAAGQPWHRAPPSPGSSSQQIQQRITVPPSPTFQPGSPLFSPGERTDPPLAVAVRPYIPDKGSRPQSPRKGPPTMNSSSIYHMYLQQGGPKNHPLNSKPAVKAVYGKPILPSSSTSPSPLPFLHGPASPGVQASGEDVVDREGDPQSGSPGPREAPPSVENIPRPLSPTKLTPMAHSPLRYQSDVDLEILRKRLANAPRPLKKRSSITEPEGPSGPNIQKLLYQRFNTLAGGMEGGGVGGTPFYQPANPPDYMGGVLADLDNANVANGNPPEAPAHTAPPAELPKTNPLPPPAPSSDANDNQLPPPPTEELTPGQLVLPPDATEDANNNNPPAGPTDAMPSPIPEASHPEEEGTTPATPISQPTVKRTNLKKPDSERTGHGLRVKFNPLALLLDASLEGEFDLVQRIIYEVENPSKPNDEGITPLHNAVCAGHHHIVKFLLDFGVNVNAADSDGWTPLHCAASCNSVHLCKMLVESGAAIFATTISDVETAADKCEEMEEGYIQCSQFLYGVQEKLGVMNKGTVYGLWDYEAQSPDELSFREGDAVTVLRRKDDSETEWWWARLNDKEGYIPRNLLGLYPRIKPRQRSLA, from the exons ATGAGGGGGCAGGTGGACTACAGCAAGGTCACCAATGGCAACCTGT cGGCGGAGATCGAGCACATCAACAGCATGTTCCAGGAgaagcagcaggagctgcagtcGGCCGTGCTGAAAGTAGACCAGCTCACGCAGCAGCTGGAGGACCTGCGCAGGGGCAAACTCAACGGCCTGCAGACGCTGAGCGGTCAGGTGACCGGCACGGCTGCGCTGGAGCTGCGCAAGCTCTAccaggagctgcag ATCCGTAACAAGCTGAACCAGGAGCAGAACAGCAAGCTGCAGCAGCACAAGGACCAGCTCAACAAGCGCAACATGGAGGTGACGCTGATGGACAAGCGCATCGGGGAGCTGAGGGACCGCCTCTATAAGAAAAAAGCTGAGGCACGTCAAAAAGAGAACATCCCT CTGAACAGGATCAACGGGACCCCGTCCCCCCAGCCGGCCCCCGGGAGCTCGGGCCGCGTGGCCGCCGTGGGGCCCTACATCCAGGTGCCCGTCCCGGGCCGGCAGGACGGGGGGTACGCGGTGCCCCCCGACCCCCTCAAACCGCAGTCGCTGGGAGTGACGGCCGCCATCAACCACGCCCGCTCCAAATCAG AGAGCGAGGGGCGTGGCGTCAGAAAGCCCCCCGGCCCGTGGAAGGTCTCAGATTTAGACATCATAGTGGATCCTCTGTTGCTGTCTCCCCCCGAGCCGAGACCGGGCCCAGGGGCGCCCTTGGGGTCCGACAGTGTGTCGT ccaACGATGCCAACTGGCCCACGCTCAGCAAGGCCAAGCCCCCGGACTGGAAGGACTCCGGCATGGACGCGGGAAGCAAGCTGGCCCCCCCAGgcacccccccaaccacacacGCAGACAAG GGCCTGGACTCCAGTAAGCTGGCAGGGTCAGTCCCCGCCCTGTCCAAGGCCCTGCCCCCCAGCTACAGCACCTACCCCAGCCCGGGGCTGCTGTCCTCGGCCGGCTCCACCAGCTCCCTGGACCGCCGCAAGGACAGCCTCCCCCGCTCCGTCGCGGCCGGCCAGCCCTGGCAcagggccccgccctctcccggCTCCTCCTCCCAGCAGATCCAGCAGCGCATCACGGTCCCGCCCAGCCCCACCTTCCAGCCCGGCTCCCCGCTCTTCTCCCCTGGGGAGAGGACGGACCCCCCGCTGGCCGTGGCCGTGCGCCCCTACATACCCGACAAGGGCTCCCGGCCGCAGTCCCCCCGGAAGGGCCCCCCCACCATGAACTCCAGCTCCATTTACCACATGTACCTCCAGCAGGGCGGGCCCAAGAACCACCCCCTCAACAGCAAGCCTGCTGTCAAAGCAG tcTATGGGAAGCCGATCCTgccctccagctccacctctccctctcctctgcccttCCTGCACGGGCCTGCGTCTCCCGGGGTCCAGGCTTCCGGGGAGGACGTGGTGGACAGGGAGGGAGACCCCCAGAGCGGCTCCCCGGGGCCCAGGGAGGCCCCCCCCAGCGTGGAGAACATCCCGCGGCCGCTGAGCCCCACCAAGCTGACGCCCATGGCGCACTCGCCGCTGCGTTACCAGAGCGACGTGGACCTGGAGATCCTGCGCAAGAGGCTGGCCAACGCGCCGCGCCCGCTGAAGAAGCGCAGCTCCATTACCGAGCCCGAGGGCCCCAGCGGCCCCAACATCCAGAAGCTCCTGTACCAGCGCTTCAACACGCTGGCGGGGGGCATGGAGGGCGGGGGCGTGGGCGGCACGCCCTTCTACCAGCCCGCCAACCCCCCCGACTACATGGGCGGAGTCCTGGCCGACTTGGACAACGCCAACGTCGCCAACGGCAACCCGCCGGAGGCCCCCGCCCACACCGCGCCCCCGGCCGAGCTCCCCAAGaccaaccccctgcccccccccgccccttcctccgACGCCAACGACAAccagctgccccccccgcccaccgaGGAGCTGACGCCCGGGCAGCTCGTCCTGCCCCCGGACGCCACGGAGGACGCGAACAACAACAACCCCCCCGCCGGGCCCACGGACGCCATGCCCAGCCCGATCCCCGAGGCCAGCCATCCCGAGGAGGAGGGGACAACTCCGGCCACGCCCATCTCCCAGCCCACG GTCAAACGCACCAACCTGAAGAAGCCGGACTCAGAGCGGACGGGCCATGGGCTGCGGGTCAAGTTCAACCCgctggccctgctgctggaCGCCTCCCTGGAGGGCGAGTTCGACCTGGTCCAGAGGATCATTTATGAG GTGGAGAACCCCAGTAAGCCCAACGACGAGGGCATCACGCCCCTGCACAACGCCGTCTGCGCTGGGCACCACCACATTGTCAAGTTCCTACTGGACTTCGGGGTCAACGTCAACGCCGCGGACAGCGACGGCTG GACGCCCCTGCACTGCGCTGCGTCCTGCAACAGCGTGCACCTGTGCAAGATGCTGGTGGAGTCGGGCGCCGCCATCTTCGCCACCACCATCAGCGACGTGGAGACGGCCGCCGACAAGTgcgaggagatggaggagggcTACATCCAGTGCTCGCAGTTCCTCTACG GCGTGCAGGAGAAGCTGGGGGTGATGAACAAGGGCACGGTCTACGGCCTGTGGGACTACGAGGCGCAGAGCCCCGACGAGCTGTCCTTCAGAGAGGGCGACGCCGTCACCGTGCTGCGCCGGAAGGACGACAGCGAGACCGAGTGGTGGTGGGCGCGGCTCAACGACAAGGAGGGCTACATCCCGCGCAACCTGCTGGGG CTGTACCCCAGGATCAAGCCGCGACAGCGCTCGCTGGCATAG